In Daphnia pulicaria isolate SC F1-1A chromosome 5, SC_F0-13Bv2, whole genome shotgun sequence, a single genomic region encodes these proteins:
- the LOC124341418 gene encoding pro-resilin-like, which translates to MHQFAVVVICAVAAFAAELPYPKPPPAAAAGYPAPSYDAKEPLMPYNFGYAVKDEPTYNNFAHQETADTKAVTGSYRVSLPDGRTQIVSYKADEYGYVADVKYEGEAKYPDNKPAYKPAPPQQNYKP; encoded by the exons ATGCATCAG TTTGCCGTCGTCGTCATTTGCGCTGTTGCGGCTTTCGCTGCCGAACTTCCGTACCCGAAACCAccacctgctgctgctgctggttaccCTGCACCCAGTTACGATGCTAAGGAG CCGTTGATGCCCTACAATTTCGGCTACGCCGTCAAGGATGAGCCGACCTACAACAACTTTGCCCATCAAGAGACGGCCGACACCAAAGCCGTGACGGGATCTTACCGGGTCTCTCTGCCCGATGGCCGCACCCAGATCGTCTCCTACAAGGCCGACGAATACGGCTACGTCGCCGACGTCAAATACGAGGGTGAAGCCAAATACCCCGACAACAAACCCGCCTACAAACCAGCACCACCCCAGCAAAACTACAAACCCTGA
- the LOC124341169 gene encoding uncharacterized protein LOC124341169 → MSLPLSIGKVGLIVFFICLIQVEAAVLKDEEGEIGEVGQCPNSYINKDMSWFRQNAQTLLFMEHLQQRASQENLFDWSKEQTSEKYRKQLRNLEDQFVMPEEVPDDCYERMPIPQKIAQRISFLEDRLEGCGAAQPPQPCAYGEPVVGGYGSGLVFRRLSVIQAELMRQRNVIRFMRTRLMDINRQCEDFMAVIPERTNFLDDCSGGVVEAKETSCMTGPPGPPGPEGTPGPIGVEGPPGPQGLPGLNGLPGEMGLTGEPGTPSECSSPCGQTFQPFQPIQHPMMSFQNPPPLCSQPPCSPPKTNTFYPYPCKNQLDCPSLYPYQNPYVLRPSYAPAWPSYLSYDPSNRYVLPQQSTITTPAPLKGSLEIAETIDSIESV, encoded by the exons ATGAGCCTTCCGCTTTCTATTGGAAAGGTTGGATTGatcgttttcttcatttgtctcATTCAGGTTGAAGCCGCAGTCTTGAAAGATGAAGAGGGTGAAATTGGTGAAGTCGGCCAGTGCCCCAACAGCTACATCAACAAAGATATGAGTTGGTTCAGACAGAACGCTCAAACTTTGCTCTTCATGGAACATCTCCAACAGCGAGCCAGTCAGGAAAATCTCTTTGATTGGTCCAAAGAGCAAACATCGGAAAAATACCGAAAGCAACTCCGCAATCTGGAAGATCAGTTTGTAATGCCGGAAGAAGTCCCCGACGATTGCTACGAAAGGATGCCGATCCCGCAGAAGATTGCCCAACGGATTTCCTTCCTGGAAGACCGCCTGGAAGGTTGCGGAGCTGCCCAGCCGCCGCAGCCCTGCGCTTACGGCGAACCAGTCGTTGGCGGATACGGATCAGGTTTAGTTTTTCGCCGTTTATCCGTCATCCAAGCGGAATTAATGCGACAAAGAAACGTCATTCGCTTCATGAGAACGCGTTTGATGGACATCAATCGACAGTGCGAAG atttcatGGCTGTTATTCCTGAGAGAACCAATTTCTTGGACGACTGCTCCGGTGGAGTTGTAGAAGCGAAAGAG ACTTCGTGCATGACCGGACCTCCCGGCCCACCAGGACCGGAAG gAACGCCTGGCCCGATTGGAGTTGAGGGTCCCCCAGGAccacaag gACTTCCTGGTTTGAACGGTTTACCTGGTGAAATGGGACTGACAGGAGAGCCAGGTACTCCAAGCGAATGCAGTTCCCCATGTGGGCAAACTTTTCAACCTTTCCAACCCATCCAACATCCTAtg atgTCATTTCAGAATCCTCCGCCATTGTGCAGTCAACCCCCGTGCAGTCCACCCAAAACGAACACGTTCTATCCATATCCCTGCAAAAACCAACTCGACTGTCCATCCCTGTACCCCTATCAAAACCCTTACGTATTGAGACCTTCCTATGCTCCTGCGTGGCCTTCCTATCTTTCGTATGATCCCTCGAATCGTTATGTTCTCCCTCAACAGTCTACCATCACGACACCTGCTCCGCTAAAAGGTTCACTGGAAATCGCAGAAACGATTGATTCAATCGAAAGCGTTTAA
- the LOC124341197 gene encoding gamma-soluble NSF attachment protein-like, giving the protein MAAAKKSSEGTELVQQAEKHLKTSLLKWKPDYELAADSYNKAATCFKTAKELQKAKDCLYKASDCYKQTKAFFSAAKSLDQAIILLKELQEWKEISNIAHKACQLFQEHGSPDTAALLLDKSAKMIEAHLPEDALILYRRAMEVVMIEDRPRQAAEFATRAGRLLVKLGKYEDAINMLSREMNYHIAGENPAAVGRVLVVVVLLHLAREDVIAAGKAIQEWGGNGQQDELQVAMNLHRAFDSEDAQAAERALADPFIRHMDVEYAKLTRVVPLPKGYSDLENAARPKTNLEDLVDDIPDIDDDDLENEYGGGSRSNNDVEPQAKSTGVKHEEDLEEEGGLC; this is encoded by the exons ATGGCTGCAGCTAAGAAATCCTCGGAAGGAACAGAACTGGTTCAACAAGCAGAGAAACA CTTGAAAACTTCCTTGCTGAAATGGAAACCTGACTATGAATTGGCAGCCGACAGTTACAATAAAGCTGCGACATGTTTCAAAACTGCAAAAGAGCTACAGAAGGCAAAGGATTGTCTGTACAAAGCTTCAGATTGCTACAAGCAAACTAAAGC TTTCTTCTCTGCTGCAAA GAGCTTGGATCAAGCAATTATTTTGCTGAAGGAATTACAAGAATGGAAGGAAATATCAAATATTGCACACAAGGCCTGCCAACTGTTTCAGGAGCACGGATCTCCGGATACAGCGGCATTACTGCTTGACAAGTCCGCAAAGATGATTGAGGCCCATCTGCCTGAAGATGCGCTCATTCTATACAG GAGAGCAATGGAAGTAGTCATGATTGAAGACAGGCCACGCCAAGCAGCCGAGTTTGCAACCAGAGCTGGACGACTCCTTGTCAAATTGGGAAA ATATGAAGACGCCATCAATATGTTGTCAAGAGAGATGAACTATCACATTGCCGGTGAAAATCCTGCAGCCGTTGGAAGAGTATTAGTAGTGGTTGTGCTG CTTCATCTAGCTCGTGAAGATGTTATCGCTGCTGGTAAAGCCATACAGGAATGGGGAGGCAATGGCCAGCAAGATGAA CTTCAAGTCGCTATGAATCTCCATCGCGCATTTGACTCTGAAGATGCCCAAGCAGCCGAGAGAGCTCTCGCTGATCCATTTATTCGTCACATGGATGTAGAGTATGCTAAATTAACTCGGGTCGTCCCATTACCAAAGGGCTACAGTGATTTAGAAAATGCAGCCAGACCAAAGACGAACCTAGAAGATCTTGTGGATGATATCCCAGACATTGATGATGAC GATCTCGAGAATGAATACGGAGGCGGTAGTCGAAGCAACAATGACGTAGAACCTCAAGCAAAGTCGACAGGAGTGAAACACGAGGAAgatttggaagaagaaggtggATTGTGTTGA
- the LOC124341211 gene encoding cyclin-dependent kinase 20-like, translating to MERYIVNGRIGEGAHGIVLKGIDKSTMKLVAMKRITLKNINEQGLPNSAVRELLALRLIRHEYVVNLVDYFPQGYSLVLVFEYLPIDLYEFLRSNSKPLPTSHVKSYMWMLASAVEYIHSLGIMHRDLKPANLLIGSRGELKVTDFGLCRTFNHSEKAQRLFTHQVASRWYRAPELLYGSRNYGPEVDLWAMGCIFGEMLKNSPLFPGENDIGQLCTVIQVLGTPDEENWPGVSALPDFHKISFTKTRKQISFKKILIDVDESSRTMLEQFLRYCPQSRITAKQFLEAKYFQEDPLMAAIEELPLPTEKSVNTATAEFVNWDWSSTHF from the exons ATGGAAAGATATATTGTGAACGGCAGGATTGGGGAAGGGGCACACGGGATCGTTCTTAAAGGTATCGACAAGTCCACAATGAAACTGGTCGCCATGAAACGGATAACGTTGAAGAACATTAACGAGCAGGGATTGCCGAACTCGGCTGTACGTGAATTGCTGGCTCTTCGCCTGATCCGCCATGAATATGTAGTGAACCTAGTGGACTATTTCCCACAAGGATATTCGCTTGTGTTGGTCTTTGAATATTTACCAATAGATCTCTACGAATTTTTGCGCTCCAACTCCAAACCTTTACCGACGAGTCACGTGAAAAGCT ACATGTGGATGCTAGCCAGCGCTGTGGAATATATTCATAGTTTGGGTATTATGCATCGGGATTTGAAGCCGGCCAATTTGCTGATTGGTTCCCGAGGCGAACTGAAAGTGACCGATTTCGGATTGTGTCGTACGTTCAATCATTCCGAAAAGGCTCAAAGATTATTCACACATCAGGTGGCTTCACGGTGGTACAGAGCACCGGAACTGCTCTATGGTTCTCGCAATTATG GACCGGAAGTCGATCTATGGGCTATGGGCTGTATCTTTGGTGAAATGTTGAAGAATTCTCCCCTTTTTCCG GGAGAAAATGACATTGGCCAACTGTGCACAGTCATTCAAG TACTAGGCACTCCAGACGAAGAAAATTGGCCAGGTGTATCAGCATTGCCAGATTTccacaaaatttcatttaccaAAACTCGGAAACAAATCTCCTTTAAGAAAATCCTGATTGATGTAGACGAATCGTCACGAACGATGCTGGAACAATTTCTTCGCTATTGCCCCCAATCACGAATAACCGCTAAACAA TTTTTAGAAGCTAAATATTTTCAAGAAGATCCGTTGATGGCTGCAATAGAAGAGCTGCCTCTTCCGACCGAGAAATCAGTGAATACCGCAACGGCTGAATTTGTTAACTGGGACTGGTCTTctacacatttttaa
- the LOC124340914 gene encoding general transcription and DNA repair factor IIH helicase subunit XPD-like — protein MKLNVDGLLVYFPYDYIYPEQFSYMLELKHALDAKGHCLLEMPSGTGKTTTLLSLIVAYMKAHPLDLTKLVYCSRTVPEIEKVMEELRKLMNYYEKEMGMEQNILGLALSSRKNLCIHPSVSKEREGKVVDGRCYGLTASFVRARHAGDDAVPVCNFYEGFDAHGKEFPLPPGVYNLDDLKEYGQAKGWCPYFLARYTITHANIVVYSYHYLLDPKIAEVVSKEISKNSVVVFDEAHNIDNVCIDSMSVKITKRLLDKCSNSIQILETTISNMKENDNRRLEKEYQRLVEGLRDANIARETDMALVNPVLPSEILEEAVPGTIRTAEHFVAFLKRVVEYIKTRLRVQHVVQESPAGFLRDIHIKVCIDRKPLRFTAERLSSLIRTLEISDLTDFSPLVTVSHFATLVSTYTKGFTIIIEPFEDRAPTVSNPILYFSCLDSSIAIKPVFNRFQTVVITSGTLSPLDMYPKILDFHPVIMTSFTMTLARPCILPMIVSKGNDQVAMSSRYETREDTAVIRNYGNLLVEVAAAVPDGIVCFFTSYLYLETIVSSWYDQGIIDQLQRHKLLFIETQDAAETSLALINYIKACDNGRGAVLLSVARGKVSEGIDFDHHLGRAVLMFGIPYVYTQSRILRARLEYLRDQFQIRENDFLTFDAMRHAAQCLGRCMRGKTDYGIMILADKRFSRADKRSKLPKWIQEHLKDTNCNLSTEECVQISKRWLRQMAQPFSREDQLGISLLTLEQLQSEEMQKKIQQRAQAA, from the exons ATGAA ATTAAATGTTGATGGACTCCTCGTCTACTTCCCATACGATTACATATACCCGGAGCAGTTTTCATACATGCTCGAACTGAAACATGCTCTCGATGCAAAA GGTCACTGTTTATTGGAAATGCCTTCTGGAACGGGCAAGACAACAACATTGCTATCATTAATTGTGGCCTACATGAAGGCTCACCCCCTTGATTTAACCAAACTAGTCTACTGTTCAAGAACTGTTCCTGAAATTGAAAAGGTTATGGAAGAATTGCGAAAACTAATGAATTACTACGAAAAAGAGATGGGCATGGaacaaaacattcttggctTGGCACTTAGCTCCAGAAAGAATCTCTGCATTCACCCCTCA GTCAGtaaggagagagaaggaaaagtAGTCGACGGGCGCTGTTACGGTCTCACGGCATCGTTTGTAAGAGCTCGTCATGCAGGTGATGACGCTGTGCCAGTATGCAACTTTTATGAAGGATTTGATGCTCATGGAAAAGAATTTCCGTTGCCTCCTGGGGTGTACAACCTGGACGATTTAAAGGAATATGGACAGGCCAAAGGATGGTGTCCTTATTTTCTTGCCCGATACACC aTAACTCACGCCAACATTGTGGTGTACAGCTATCATTACTTACTTGATCCCAAGATTGCAGAAGTCGTATCCaaggaaatttcaaaaaatagcgTCGTTGTTTTTGATGAAGCCCACAATATTG ATAATGTCTGTATAGATTCGATGAGCGTCAAGATTACGAAACGTCTGCTCGACAAATGCTCCAATAGCATACAAATTCTTGAAACCACCATTTCAAA catgaaagaaaatgacaacaGGAGGTTGGAGAAGGAATACCAAAGGCTAGTTGAAGGATTGCGAGATGCTAACATAGCGAGAGAAACTGACATGGCTTTAGTCAACCCGGTTTTACCTTCTGAAATCTTAGAAG AGGCCGTCCCTGGAACGATCCGTACTGCTGAGCACTTTGTGGCCTTTTTGAAGCGAGTAGTAGAGTACATCAAAACTCGACTCCGCGTCCAGCACGTCGTCCAAGAAAGTCCCGCCGGTTTCTTGAGAGATATTCACATCAAAGTGTGTATCGATAGGAAACCTCTAAG ATTCACCGCAGAGCGTTTATCTTCACTCATTCGCACTCTTGAAATTTCCGACCTGACGGATTTCTCACCTCTTGTGACCGTTTCTCACTTTGCTACATTGGTCTCGACATATACTAAAGG ATTCACCATCATCATTGAACCGTTTGAAGATCGGGCACCTACAGTTTCCAACCCAATTTTATATTTCAG CTGTTTAGATTCATCTATTGCCATCAAACCAGTTTTCAATCGTTTCCAAACTGTCGTCATCACCTCAGGAACCCTTTCACCGCTTGATATGTATCCGAAAATCCTCGACTTCCATCCAGTCATAATGACCTCATTTACTATGACTTTGGCGAGACCCTGTATTCTGCCAATG ATCGTATCGAAAGGTAACGACCAGGTCGCCATGTCATCGCGATACGAAACTCGTGAGGACACTGCCGTTATTCGTAACTACGGAAATTTGTTGGTTGAAGTAGCGGCCGCTGTACCTGACGG CATTGTTTGCTTCTTTACCAGCTACCTATACCTGGAAACAATTGTGTCGTCTTGGTACGATCAGGGCATTATCGATCAATTGCAAAGACACAAGCTCCTCTTTATCGAAACCCAAGACGCAGCAGAAACGAGTTTGGCGCTAATTAACTACATCAAA GCTTGTGATAATGGACGAGGAGCTGTACTACTTTCAGTCGCACGAGGTAAAGTCTCTGAAGGAATTGATTTTGACCACCATCTTGGACG CGCCGTGTTAATGTTTGGTATTCCCTACGTTTACACCCAATCACGGATTCTTAGAGCACGCTTGGAATACCTAAGGGATCAGTTTCAG ATCCGCGAAAACgattttttgaccttcgaTGCCATGCGTCACGCTGCCCAGTGTCTCGGTCGGTGCATGCGCGGGAAAACGGATTATGGTATCATGATATTGGCTGACAAG CGCTTCTCGCGGGCAGACAAGCGTAGCAAGTTACCCAAATGGATTCAGGAGCACTTGAAGGATACCAATTGCAATTTGTCAACCGAAGAATGTGTGCAG ATTTCCAAACGATGGCTTCGGCAAATGGCGCAGCCTTTCTCTCGTGAAGACCAGCTAGGAATATCGCTATTAACCCTTGAACAGCTGCAGAGCGAAGAGATGCAAAAGAAGATTCAACAACGGGCACAAGCTGCTTGA
- the LOC124341013 gene encoding serine palmitoyltransferase 2-like isoform X1 yields MAIINSCNCKLAPGQNGKSKHTYCPTESHFTDKQSFQEGYEGIGKPRNRNGIESFEEVPMSVALLTYMGWGIVILIGYVKEFLLSFVPSQNPEKNREGYAPLYSSFESFYTRNVYRPIRDCWNRPICSVPGAELVLKDRVTHDNGWTFNFTNTFTKCLNMGSYNYLGFAECEGPCATAAQKTTHSLGVGVCSPRQELGTMAIHKELETLVTRFVGAEDAITFGMGFATNALNLPSLVSKGCLVISDENNHASLILGLRLSGATIRVFKHNNMKSLEAKLREAVVQGQPRTYRPWRKILIVVEGVYSMEGSIVNLPEIIALKKKYKAYLYLDEAHSIGALGPRGRGAVDYFGCDPKDVDVLMGTFTKSFGSAGGYIAGSKKLINHLRIHSHAHCYATSMSPPVAQQIISSMRIIMGEDGTDEGQRRLVQLSRNSRYFRQKLRQLGLIVYGNDDSPVVPVLLFMPAKIAATSRELIKRGVASVSVGFPATRITESRSRFCISASHTKEMLDKAIEAMDEVGDLLRLKYSRLPIPVGPVIFGEDNKPQQDQVD; encoded by the exons ATGGCGATTATTAATTCGTGTAATTGCAAATTGGCACCTGGACAAAATGGGAAATCGAAACACACCTACTGCCCAACGGAGAGTCATTTTACAGATAAG CAATCATTCCAAGAGGGCTACGAAGGAATTGGCAAGCCACGTAACAGAAATGGCATTGAATCGTTTGAAGAAGTCCCCATGTCAGTTGCATTGCTGACCTACATGGGTTGGGGAATTGTTATTCTTATTGGATACGTGAAAGAATTTCTACTGAGTTTTGTCCCTAGTCAAAATCCAGAAAAGAACCGTGag ggttATGCTCCACTTTATTCCTCTTTTGAATCTTTCTACACGCGAAACGTCTATCGTCCCATTCGTGATTGTTGGAATAGACCAATTTGCTCTGTACCAGGAGCTGAACTTGTGCTTAAAGATCGTGTGACTCATGATAACGGCTGGACATTCAA CTTCACCAACACCTTTACTAAATGTCTTAACATGGGATCTTACAATTACTTGGGTTTCGCTGAATGTGAAGGGCCTTGCGCCACTGCAGCTCAAAAAACTACACACAGCTTGGGAGTGGGAGTCTGCAGTCCCAGACAAGAGCTTG GCACTATGGCTATTCACAAGGAATTGGAAACGTTGGTTACAAGATTTGTAGGAGCTGAAGACGCCATTACTTTTGGTATGGGTTTCGCTACGAACGCCCTCAATCTACCGAGTCTAGTCTCCAAAGGCTGCCTTGTTATCAGTGACGAAAACAACCACGCTTCCCTCATTCTTGGTCTTCGATTGTCAGGAGCCACCATTCGGGTGTTCAAACACAACA ATATGAAGAGTTTAGAGGCGAAACTGCGCGAAGCTGTGGTCCAAGGACAACCTCGCACTTACCGGCCATGGcgtaaaattttgattgtcgTTGAAGGCGTTTACTCAATGGAGGGCTCAATCGTCAACCTTCCTGAGATAATCGCACTCAAGAAAAAGTACAAG GCTTATCTCTACTTGGACGAAGCTCATAGCATCGGAGCCCTCGGTCCCCGTGGACGCGGTGCCGTAGATTATTTCGGTTGCGATCCCAAAGACGTTGATGTGTTGATGGGCACGTTCACGAAAAGTTTCGGCTCAGCTGGGGGTTACATCGCTGGATCAAAG AAACTGATTAACCATCTAAGAATCCACAGCCACGCCCATTGTTATGCCACTTCAATGTCACCGCCTGTCGCCCAGCAAATTATCTCATCAATGCGCATTATCATGGGAGAAGACGGAACAGATGAAG GACAGCGACGCTTGGTTCAGCTATCTCGCAATAGTCGTTATTTCCGCCAAAAGCTGCGCCAGCTTGGTTTAATCGTCTATGGCAATGATGACTCACCCGTCGTCCCAGTCTTACTTTTCATGCCAGCAAAAATTGC TGCCACATCACGGGAGCTCATCAAACGCGGCGTAGCCTCCGTCAGTGTCGGCTTCCCAGCCACGCGAATCACCGAAAGCCGTTCAAGATTCTGTATCTCTGCCTCACACACCAAAGAAATGCTCGACAAG GCTATTGAGGCCATGGACGAGGTTGGTGATCTGTTACGCCTTAAATATTCCCGCCTACCGATTCCTGTCGGACCCGTAATTTTCGGCGAAGATAACAAGCCTCAACAGGACCAAGTTGATTAA
- the LOC124341013 gene encoding serine palmitoyltransferase 2-like isoform X2, with protein sequence MAIINSCNCKLAPGQNGKSKHTYCPTESHFTDKQSFQEGYEGIGKPRNRNGIESFEEVPMSVALLTYMGWGIVILIGYVKEFLLSFVPSQNPEKNREGYAPLYSSFESFYTRNVYRPIRDCWNRPICSVPGAELVLKDRVTHDNGWTFSFTNTFTKCLNMGSYNYLGFAECEGPCATAAQKTTHSLGVGVCSPRQELGTMAIHKELETLVTRFVGAEDAITFGMGFATNALNLPSLVSKGCLVISDENNHASLILGLRLSGATIRVFKHNNMKSLEAKLREAVVQGQPRTYRPWRKILIVVEGVYSMEGSIVNLPEIIALKKKYKAYLYLDEAHSIGALGPRGRGAVDYFGCDPKDVDVLMGTFTKSFGSAGGYIAGSKKLINHLRIHSHAHCYATSMSPPVAQQIISSMRIIMGEDGTDEGQRRLVQLSRNSRYFRQKLRQLGLIVYGNDDSPVVPVLLFMPAKIAATSRELIKRGVASVSVGFPATRITESRSRFCISASHTKEMLDKAIEAMDEVGDLLRLKYSRLPIPVGPVIFGEDNKPQQDQVD encoded by the exons ATGGCGATTATTAATTCGTGTAATTGCAAATTGGCACCTGGACAAAATGGGAAATCGAAACACACCTACTGCCCAACGGAGAGTCATTTTACAGATAAG CAATCATTCCAAGAGGGCTACGAAGGAATTGGCAAGCCACGTAACAGAAATGGCATTGAATCGTTTGAAGAAGTCCCCATGTCAGTTGCATTGCTGACCTACATGGGTTGGGGAATTGTTATTCTTATTGGATACGTGAAAGAATTTCTACTGAGTTTTGTCCCTAGTCAAAATCCAGAAAAGAACCGTGag ggttATGCTCCACTTTATTCCTCTTTTGAATCTTTCTACACGCGAAACGTCTATCGTCCCATTCGTGATTGTTGGAATAGACCAATTTGCTCTGTACCAGGAGCTGAACTTGTGCTTAAAGATCGTGTGACTCATGATAACGGCTGGACATT TAGCTTCACCAACACCTTTACTAAATGTCTTAACATGGGATCTTACAATTACTTGGGTTTCGCTGAATGTGAAGGGCCTTGCGCCACTGCAGCTCAAAAAACTACACACAGCTTGGGAGTGGGAGTCTGCAGTCCCAGACAAGAGCTTG GCACTATGGCTATTCACAAGGAATTGGAAACGTTGGTTACAAGATTTGTAGGAGCTGAAGACGCCATTACTTTTGGTATGGGTTTCGCTACGAACGCCCTCAATCTACCGAGTCTAGTCTCCAAAGGCTGCCTTGTTATCAGTGACGAAAACAACCACGCTTCCCTCATTCTTGGTCTTCGATTGTCAGGAGCCACCATTCGGGTGTTCAAACACAACA ATATGAAGAGTTTAGAGGCGAAACTGCGCGAAGCTGTGGTCCAAGGACAACCTCGCACTTACCGGCCATGGcgtaaaattttgattgtcgTTGAAGGCGTTTACTCAATGGAGGGCTCAATCGTCAACCTTCCTGAGATAATCGCACTCAAGAAAAAGTACAAG GCTTATCTCTACTTGGACGAAGCTCATAGCATCGGAGCCCTCGGTCCCCGTGGACGCGGTGCCGTAGATTATTTCGGTTGCGATCCCAAAGACGTTGATGTGTTGATGGGCACGTTCACGAAAAGTTTCGGCTCAGCTGGGGGTTACATCGCTGGATCAAAG AAACTGATTAACCATCTAAGAATCCACAGCCACGCCCATTGTTATGCCACTTCAATGTCACCGCCTGTCGCCCAGCAAATTATCTCATCAATGCGCATTATCATGGGAGAAGACGGAACAGATGAAG GACAGCGACGCTTGGTTCAGCTATCTCGCAATAGTCGTTATTTCCGCCAAAAGCTGCGCCAGCTTGGTTTAATCGTCTATGGCAATGATGACTCACCCGTCGTCCCAGTCTTACTTTTCATGCCAGCAAAAATTGC TGCCACATCACGGGAGCTCATCAAACGCGGCGTAGCCTCCGTCAGTGTCGGCTTCCCAGCCACGCGAATCACCGAAAGCCGTTCAAGATTCTGTATCTCTGCCTCACACACCAAAGAAATGCTCGACAAG GCTATTGAGGCCATGGACGAGGTTGGTGATCTGTTACGCCTTAAATATTCCCGCCTACCGATTCCTGTCGGACCCGTAATTTTCGGCGAAGATAACAAGCCTCAACAGGACCAAGTTGATTAA